Proteins encoded by one window of Dialister pneumosintes:
- a CDS encoding ATP-dependent Clp protease ATP-binding subunit encodes MNQRNTDGVKNAWKYAISQAQKLGSQYVGIEHLLMGIAHQKDTVGGKILQSLGITVDKIEQQLDRKAFGIFSHELYISPRTKHVLEMSLIEANKMRSNYVGTEHVLLAILHEGDSLTMSILSSFGVTEDKLQKAFEKFMTENGRASNDNDLGALADYAINLNQRAKEGKIDPVIGRQDEINRVIQILSRRNKNNPVLIGEPGVGKTAIAEGLAQRIIENDVPEILKNCNVISLQMSTMVAGTKYRGEFEERLKKVIDEVKKHPEWILFIDELHTLVGAGAGEGTMDAANIMKPALARGELRCIGATTLAEYKKYIEKDAALERRFQPVKVGEPTPQETMEILKGLRDKYEAFHKVKISDEALDLSVKLSSRYITDRFQPDKAIDVIDEAAAKIRMEASSAPEGLKKKEDELLSIQKEKEAAVSAQDFEKAAVYRDQAHKLSEEIELLKKEWKGSSQDNLTVTEEDIAQVVAKWTGIPLQNLTKSDSERLLHLEEEIHKRVIGQEDAVGAVAKAIRRARAGMKDIHRPIGSFMFLGSTGVGKTELAKALAMCMFGSEKSLIRFDMSEFMEKHEVSRLIGAPPGYVGYDEGGQLTDAVRRNPYSVILFDEVEKAHIDFFNILLQVLDDGRLTDGQGRTVDFTNTVIIMTSNLGAQLLRNQNKKLGFIAETKIQNDNSFESAKDKILQEVKRTFRPEFINRIDEIIVFHPLSEEHLRHIVKLMMNAVQKKMDNMNITIDISDKALEYLMKKGSDFEYGARPLKRVIQREIEDAVSELILEGTLQGKKVLHIDEKEEKLVFTAE; translated from the coding sequence GGAGTAAAAAATGCTTGGAAATATGCTATTTCACAGGCACAAAAACTAGGGAGCCAATATGTTGGAATTGAACATCTTTTGATGGGAATTGCACATCAGAAAGATACTGTAGGAGGTAAAATTTTACAATCTTTGGGGATTACCGTCGATAAGATTGAACAACAATTAGATAGGAAGGCTTTTGGTATATTCAGCCATGAATTATATATATCTCCGCGAACAAAACATGTATTGGAAATGTCATTGATTGAAGCAAATAAAATGAGAAGTAATTATGTGGGGACAGAACATGTTTTACTTGCTATTTTACATGAAGGGGATAGTTTAACGATGAGTATTCTTTCCTCTTTTGGTGTTACAGAAGATAAATTGCAAAAGGCTTTTGAAAAGTTTATGACAGAAAATGGAAGAGCAAGCAATGACAATGACTTAGGTGCACTTGCTGATTATGCTATTAATCTTAATCAACGTGCCAAAGAAGGAAAAATAGATCCGGTTATTGGACGACAAGATGAAATTAATCGTGTTATTCAAATACTATCCAGACGTAATAAAAATAATCCTGTACTTATCGGAGAACCTGGGGTAGGTAAAACAGCTATTGCTGAAGGATTGGCACAACGAATAATTGAAAATGATGTGCCGGAAATATTAAAAAATTGTAATGTTATTTCTCTTCAAATGTCTACAATGGTAGCAGGGACTAAATATAGAGGGGAGTTTGAAGAGCGTTTAAAGAAAGTAATTGATGAAGTAAAAAAACATCCGGAGTGGATCTTATTTATTGATGAACTACATACTTTAGTCGGTGCGGGCGCCGGTGAAGGTACTATGGATGCAGCAAATATTATGAAGCCTGCTTTAGCAAGGGGCGAGTTACGTTGCATAGGTGCTACTACCTTAGCTGAATATAAGAAATATATAGAGAAAGATGCAGCATTAGAACGTCGTTTTCAACCTGTTAAAGTAGGGGAGCCGACTCCTCAAGAAACCATGGAAATTTTAAAAGGACTTAGGGATAAATATGAAGCATTTCATAAAGTGAAAATTAGTGATGAAGCACTGGACTTATCCGTGAAATTATCTTCGCGTTATATAACAGATAGATTTCAACCGGATAAAGCAATTGATGTTATTGATGAAGCCGCTGCTAAAATTAGGATGGAAGCATCTTCTGCTCCGGAAGGGTTAAAAAAGAAAGAGGATGAATTACTATCTATTCAAAAAGAAAAAGAAGCAGCAGTATCAGCACAAGATTTTGAAAAAGCAGCTGTTTATCGGGACCAAGCTCATAAACTATCGGAGGAGATTGAATTATTGAAGAAAGAGTGGAAAGGTTCTTCACAAGATAATCTTACTGTCACAGAAGAAGATATTGCACAAGTAGTTGCTAAATGGACAGGTATTCCACTTCAAAATCTTACAAAAAGTGACTCTGAACGACTTCTTCATTTGGAAGAGGAAATTCACAAGAGGGTTATCGGGCAAGAAGATGCTGTTGGAGCAGTTGCTAAAGCTATTCGCCGTGCTAGAGCCGGTATGAAAGATATTCATCGTCCGATTGGATCTTTTATGTTTCTTGGGTCTACGGGGGTAGGTAAAACAGAATTAGCTAAAGCTTTAGCTATGTGTATGTTTGGTAGTGAAAAGTCTTTAATTAGATTTGATATGTCTGAATTTATGGAGAAACATGAAGTATCTCGCTTAATTGGTGCACCTCCCGGATATGTAGGTTATGATGAAGGAGGACAATTGACAGATGCTGTGCGTAGGAACCCTTATTCTGTAATTTTATTTGATGAAGTAGAAAAAGCACATATTGACTTTTTCAATATTCTACTGCAAGTTCTTGATGACGGACGTTTGACTGATGGACAGGGACGTACTGTTGATTTTACAAATACGGTTATTATTATGACGAGTAATTTGGGTGCTCAACTTCTTAGAAATCAGAATAAGAAACTTGGTTTTATTGCAGAAACAAAGATACAAAATGATAATTCTTTTGAATCAGCAAAAGACAAAATTTTACAAGAAGTAAAGCGAACATTCCGTCCTGAATTTATTAATCGTATTGATGAAATTATTGTATTCCATCCACTATCTGAAGAACATTTACGTCATATTGTAAAACTTATGATGAATGCTGTTCAGAAAAAAATGGATAATATGAATATCACTATTGATATTTCAGACAAAGCATTAGAGTACCTTATGAAGAAAGGTTCTGATTTTGAGTATGGTGCAAGGCCTTTAAAACGAGTTATTCAACGTGAAATAGAGGATGCTGTTTCAGAACTAATCCTAGAAGGTACTTTACAAGGGAAAAAGGTTCTTCATATTGATGAAAAAGAAGAAAAACTTGTTTTTACTGCCGAATAG